A stretch of the Polyangiaceae bacterium genome encodes the following:
- a CDS encoding ion transporter: protein MHSLREKLYVVIFEHDTRAGKAFDLALLWGVLLSVVVVIAESVDGVREGYGPVLRGVEWFFTVVFSIEYLLRIYSARNRFGYALSFFGLVDFLAVTPTFVALLAPGALSLVVVRVLRLLRVFRVLKLASFHGEGDALLRALRASGPKIVVFLGAVLSIVVIVGSAMYVIEGPKHGFTNIPRSMYWAIVTLTTVGYGDIAPQTATGQVLASTLMILGYAIIAVPTGIVSAEMSRATQQEAIQCDACGAAESRADARYCRRCGSTLEPQSPSL, encoded by the coding sequence ATGCATTCGCTGAGGGAGAAGCTCTACGTAGTCATCTTCGAGCACGACACCCGCGCCGGAAAGGCATTCGACCTAGCCTTGCTCTGGGGGGTGCTGCTCTCGGTCGTTGTGGTCATCGCAGAGAGTGTGGACGGCGTTCGCGAGGGGTACGGGCCGGTGCTCCGGGGCGTCGAGTGGTTCTTCACCGTTGTATTCAGCATCGAGTACCTGCTGCGGATTTATTCCGCGAGGAATCGATTTGGATACGCTCTGTCTTTCTTCGGTCTGGTGGACTTCCTCGCCGTCACACCGACGTTCGTCGCGTTACTGGCGCCTGGCGCGTTGTCGCTGGTCGTCGTCCGCGTGTTGCGCCTGCTTCGCGTGTTTCGCGTGCTTAAGCTCGCGAGTTTCCACGGCGAAGGGGACGCGCTCTTGCGTGCGCTCCGGGCGAGCGGCCCGAAGATCGTGGTGTTTCTGGGAGCTGTGCTGAGCATCGTCGTGATCGTGGGCTCCGCGATGTACGTCATCGAGGGACCGAAACACGGGTTCACGAACATCCCTCGGAGCATGTACTGGGCCATCGTCACGCTGACGACCGTGGGCTACGGGGACATCGCGCCGCAGACCGCGACAGGGCAAGTGCTCGCGTCGACCTTGATGATCCTCGGGTATGCGATCATCGCCGTCCCTACAGGCATCGTTTCCGCAGAGATGAGCCGCGCCACCCAGCAGGAAGCCATCCAGTGTGACGCGTGCGGAGCAGCGGAATCCCGTGCGGATGCGCGCTATTGCCGGCGCTGCGGCTCCACGCTCGAGCCGCAGTCTCCGAGCTTGTAG
- a CDS encoding metal-dependent hydrolase — translation MDGITQALLGATVGQASVGPRLGRRAAWWGALGGLLPDADVFVSAALGGEFTSMWVHRGTSHSLWFGPVVGPLLGLGVWRLERWRARRRHPDLPLDAPVPGQPEGVNWTDAGAKRAWMWLFVLSIITHPMLDVFTTYGTQLFAPFWRERFAFDAVGIVDLAYSLPLVLALAIGSAKKQRPKSASKVARWVLAITTGYLFWGLGMTFRVQQQARAELAASGFPVDTVHSYTFVMQNGLKRVVAHSGNHVFVGYASGWVRRPIAWQTFELTPNSDVKRVLETPEGELFRWFSKGELAWQVHPLKDGKRRVELDDLRYGMPSEPRRGFWGIDAIVAADGRVESVHRSRRKRGASRTRNVGDIFRAAFGYDPRTYKVGVGAQLEPAPPATP, via the coding sequence GTGGACGGGATCACGCAAGCTTTACTGGGAGCGACCGTTGGCCAGGCGAGCGTCGGGCCGCGCCTAGGGCGCAGAGCCGCTTGGTGGGGGGCGCTTGGAGGGCTGCTACCGGACGCCGATGTGTTCGTGAGCGCGGCGCTCGGGGGTGAGTTCACGTCGATGTGGGTGCACCGCGGCACGAGCCACTCGCTGTGGTTTGGTCCCGTCGTGGGTCCGCTCCTGGGGCTTGGGGTTTGGCGCCTCGAACGCTGGAGAGCGCGCCGACGCCACCCAGACTTGCCTCTTGACGCGCCAGTTCCCGGTCAGCCTGAAGGCGTGAACTGGACCGACGCGGGGGCGAAGCGGGCGTGGATGTGGCTCTTCGTGCTGTCGATCATCACCCACCCGATGCTCGACGTGTTCACCACCTACGGCACGCAGCTGTTCGCCCCCTTCTGGCGCGAACGCTTCGCCTTCGACGCCGTGGGTATCGTAGACCTAGCGTACAGCTTGCCGTTGGTCCTTGCGTTGGCGATTGGCAGCGCGAAGAAGCAGCGCCCAAAGAGCGCTAGCAAGGTCGCGCGCTGGGTCTTGGCGATAACCACCGGCTACCTGTTTTGGGGTTTGGGCATGACGTTCAGGGTTCAGCAGCAAGCCCGCGCTGAGCTGGCCGCCTCAGGTTTCCCCGTGGATACCGTTCACAGCTACACCTTTGTCATGCAGAACGGCCTCAAGCGCGTCGTGGCCCACAGCGGAAACCACGTGTTCGTGGGCTACGCCTCCGGCTGGGTGCGACGTCCCATCGCCTGGCAAACCTTCGAGCTCACGCCAAACAGCGACGTGAAGCGCGTGCTGGAGACACCGGAAGGCGAGCTATTCCGCTGGTTTTCCAAGGGTGAGTTGGCGTGGCAGGTGCACCCGCTGAAAGACGGCAAGCGCCGCGTGGAGCTGGACGACTTGCGCTACGGCATGCCAAGCGAACCCCGACGCGGCTTCTGGGGCATCGACGCCATCGTCGCCGCAGATGGTCGGGTCGAGAGCGTCCATCGCAGCAGGCGTAAGCGTGGCGCGAGCCGCACACGCAACGTTGGAGATATTTTCCGCGCGGCATTCGGCTACGACCCTAGAACCTACAAGGTCGGGGTCGGTGCGCAGCTTGAACCTGCCCCACCCGCGACGCCGTAG